The segment CCATCGCGGGCTTGGCCACCGGGACCGTCCGGTAGCTCTCGTGGGTCTTGGGCGGCGCGAGGTAAGGCTCGCCCCGATCCGGGCCGACCACCTGTTGCTTCACCTGGACCGTGCCGCGCTTGAAGTTGATGTGCGCCAGCTCAAGCCCGAACAGCTCGCCCTGCCGCAGCCCCGAGGCCGCCGCCAGTAGCAGCAGCATCCGGTACCAGCCAGGAGCAGCGTCGACCAGGGCAGCCACGACCTCGACGGCGAGCGGGACGATCTCCTTGCGCGGCGGGGGTGGCAGCTTCACCCCCTTCGTCGGGTTGAACGGGATCTGGCGGTCGAGCTCCGCTACGCGAAAGATCGCGGTCACGTAGCTGTAGTGCACCCGCAGGGTCGACGGCGCCAGGATCTTCGAGCGGTCCTTGACCCACGCCTGGATCTCCGAGGTCTTGAAGCCCGCGATGGCCCCGTCGCCGAGGATCGGGTAGATGTGCAGGCGAAGCGCCCGATCGACGCGCTCTACGGTGCTCGACCCGTGGACGGCGCTCGCGCGCCACCGCTCGCCGACCTCGCGGAACGTCTCCTTGCCGAGGGTGGGGTCGATGTAGGCCCCGCGGTTGAGGTCGTTGTCGAGGCGCGAAGCCTCTGCGTCGGCGTCGGCCCGCCGGGCGAAGTTGAGCTTGCGCTGCTCGCCGCTGGGGTCGCGGTAGCGGACCTGCCAGCGCTTGCCCTTGCCGTGGTCGGCGGTGGGGTACTTGCCCTTGTGCTCACGGCAGGGCTTGTCGGTGGGGCGGGGGTGGGTCTTGTGCCAGGTGTCGTAAACGGTCGCCATTCGGCTCCTTGGGTCGGGGTAAGGGGAATTACGGCCTTTGGCCGGCAGTCGGATGTAGGTGGCGGCGGGAAGGTCTGCCGCCGAATGGACCGCGCAGGCAGAAGCGCTCTCAGCACCTGCTCTTGGCGGGGTGTTGGATATTGATCGAGCGGCAGCCGATTGTCAAGTGCGAGTTTCCCGTACGGCGATTTCCGTGCCCGATAGTGTCCGATCGTGCCGGATCGTCCCAGCTATTCAGCAGCGCGTTCGCCTGGCGGGCACGATCGTGACGCTGATCCGCAGCAAGACGCGGTCGAGCTTGCACGTGGCCTGCCGTAGAGCCGTGAAGGCTGGGCGGACCTCTGCCCTCGGAGGCGGCCGGTGAGCCGATCCGGGGCCGTTTTAGGTTGCGAGCCGGGTCGCATGGAGAATGCTTCGCACGTCGCCCCGCCGGGCAGGCCACGACTCCGCCCGGGGTCGCAGGAAGGCGGGCTGGGGTCCTTATTAGGTTTCCGGCCGGGCCGCGCGCAGACTTCTCTCCACACGGAAACGCACCTGCCCCTCGCGGGCCTTCGCCGACCTGCCCGAATTCCCCTTATCCCCTACCCGCCGGAGACCTCTTGTCCAAGATTTCCCGTGCCACCGCCGATCGCCGTCCGCTGGCCAGTGCCGAGGAGCTCGCCGCGTACCTCGGTGTCCCGCTGGGGACCGTCTACGCCTGGCGCCACCGCGGCCAGGGCCCGACGGCGATCAAGGTCGGCCGGCACCTGCGCTACCGCTGGACGGAGGTGGAAGCCTGGCTCGACAGCCAGAGCGCCGACCAGGCCGCCTGATCGCACCCGCCTCACCGCATCTGAGCCGAGGAGCGCTCCTGTCTGCCGTCGGCTGACTTGCCGCCGTGCGGTGGATCTTGGCTCCGCGCAGTCGTACCGTCCTCGCCGCAGCCCCGGTTCGCATCTCGAATGGCGAGGCGGCACTCCTTCCTTGCCCCCTGAGCGGTGCGGCGGTTCGCCGCCGCACCGCAGTCTGGAGTCCCCCATCACCCCCACGTCCAACCTGCCCAACCTGCCTGTTCTGGCGGCCTCGTGGCCGCCGGTTGCCCAGCCGGGCCACCCCGGCGTTCACGTGTCCGACCAGCCGCTGTCGGAGTCCATCGCTGGTGAAGAGCCGGCCACCGTCGGCAGCGAGACCGCCAACCTGCCGAGCTCCACCGCGGTTCCGGACATGCCGGAGTCGCCGGGTGCCGTGCTGCTGACTGAGGTGCACACCCACATCCGCCGGTACGCGGTCCTGCCGTCAGCGGAGGCCCTGGACGCGGTCACGCTGTGGGCTGCCGCGACGCACCTGCAGGCGGTGTGGCACCACGCGCCGCGCCTGGCGATCGTGGCTCCCGCCCGCCGGTGCGGCAAGTCCCGCCTGCTCGACGTCCTGGTCGAGACCGTCCACGACCCGCTGATCACGGTCAACACCAGCGCGGCGGCCATCTACCGCACGATCAGCGACCGGCCCCGCACCTTGCTGGTCGACGAGGTCGACACCATCTTCGGCAACCCCAGGACCGCCGAGAAGTTCGAGGACATCCGTGGCCTGCTGAACGCCGGGCACCAACGCAACCGCCCGGTCACCCGAGCGGTTGGCAACGACCACCAGGCCCGGGAGTTCGAGACCTTCGCCATGGCCGCCCTGGCCGGGATCGGCGATCTGCCGGACACGATCATGGATCGGTCAATCGTGATCCGCATGCGCCGCCGCGCCGACGGCGAGGTCGTCGCGCCGCTGCGCGACCGCCGAGACGGTGTCCTCCTTCGGGAGACCCGCGCGAAGCTCTCCCTGTGGGCAGGCCAGGTGGCCGAGCAGGCTCAGGTGCTGGAGCCGGACATGCCGGTCGAGGACCGGGCCGCCGACACCTGGGAGCCCCTGATCGCGGTCGCCGACCTTGCCGGCGGCTCCTGGCCGCGCCGGGCCCGCCAGGCGTGCGTGCGCATGGTCGCTGCGGAGGAGGTGATCGAGGAGGACAGCTGCGGCGGAGCGAGGATCCTCGCCGACGTCCGCCGGATCTTCTTCGCCCACGGCGACCCGGAGACCCTGCCCACCACCGCCCTCCTCGCGTCGCTGAACGACGACCCGGAAGCTCCGTGGGCCGAGCACGGACGCGGCGGCCTCACCGCCCGAGCGCTCTCCGGACTGCTGAAGGACTACCAGATCTCCTCCGCCAACATCCGCCTGCCCGACGGCACCCAGCGCAAGGGCTACACCTTCAACAAGTTCGCCGACTCATGGCGCCGCTACTGCCCCAAGGTCCACCCGCTCCCGCCCCGCGCGCCCGCGACCGATGCCTGACCCCACCCGCCAGAAGCGGTAGGCCCCGTCCCCGCCGTTGCATCCCATGTCCCAAAGGCCACAGCTGGGACGGCATTCCCCTCCCGCCGTCACGCCGTCCGTATCGCCCCCGCTTGCCGCAGGGCTCGGCGTACACCGCTAGGACGGCGGGCGGGACGTCACTGCCGGCTCGACCGGCCAAGCGGGACAAGGGCCATGGACGCCCAATACGGATGCAACGGCCCACCGCCACCAACACCTCGACCGCCCCCAAGGAGGACCACCACCCACATGCCCACCACGGACCGCGCCGCCCGCACCAGCCGTGTGACCGTCTGGGATTTCGCCGCGATCGGCCTGCTCGCTGCCGCCGGCTTCGCCCTCTCCTACGACGCCCTGCGCCAGATGGCCCTCGCCATCCAGATCCGCGCCCAGCTCGCCTACCTGTTCCCGCTCATCGTCGACGGGTTCGTCGCCTACAGCGTCCGCGCCCTTCTGCTCCTGCGGACCGCCCCGCTCACCGCCCGCGCGTACGTGTGGCTGCTGTTCGGCACCTCCACCGCCGCCAGCATCTGGGCCAACACCCTCCACGCCGTCCGACTCAACCAGCTGACCCTGGCCACCGCTGGGCACCTGCACCTGAGCGACACGGCGGTCGGCGTCCTGTCCGCCATCTCCCCGCTCGCCCTCGCTGGAGCCGTCCACCTCGGCATCCACACCACCCGCTACATCCGGCCCGTCGTCCAGTCGAGCGGCGAACCAGTGGTCCGCAACTCGGCCCCTGTCCCCTCTTCTGGGACCGGACGGTCTCCGGACGACGGACGGTCCGACGGACCGGACCAGACCATGGAGGTCCACCAGACCGGACCGAACCGGACCGCCAACCGGACCGCCAACCGGACCGCCGGATCGCTGCGGCCTGCGGACGGACCGGGCAGGGACCGTTGTCCGGGACCGGACCCGGAACCGGACGGGCAATTCCGCTCAGACCGTCCGTTCGCAGGCGAGGACCTCCCATGGACAGCCCCAGACCGCGCGGAGCACGCCCGGACCGACGACACCGTGGCCCAAAAGGCCGCAGGCCAAGGGCCGAGCGGAATTGCCGGACAGCCCCCAGAGCCTCGGCCCGTCGGCCGACCGGCGGGCGCGCCGTTGGAGGATCTGGCCGGCATCGCCGTCCGGGCGTGGACGGACACCGGGAGGCTGAGCCGGTCCGTCGTCCGCAACGCGGTACGCGCCCAGGGACTCACGTTGTCCGACGAACGCCTCACCGCGGTCATGAAGATGGTCCGTCCGGACGAACCGGACGGCGACGGTCCCGCCGCCGGCATCTGATCCCGGTACTTCCGCTCACCCCGGGTGCCTCGCTCGGCACCGTCCCGCGAGGCACCCGGGTCCCCTCTCCGTGATCCAGACCAGGCCCGGTCTGGTCCCGCCCACCATCCCCACGCACCCCCTGGAGTCCCCCCTGACGATCCACCAGTCCGACCCCGGGCACACCGACAGCCCCGACGGTGGCCTGGAAGCGCTCCTCAACTCGCCTACTCCCAACGGTGATCCGCAGAAGGCGTCCGAACTGACCGCCGCTGGCGGAGCAAGCTATTGCGTGGGACCGCCCCAGGGGCAGTCCCACGCAGGTCCCTCGCCGGCCGGCGAGGGACAGCCGGCGGCGAGTCGAGCGGGGGCGCTCGACTCGTCACCGGCAGCTCGGCACCAGGGGGCGCCGAGCGAGGTAGGGGAAGAGAGCGACCGCCTTGAGAACATCGCCCCGAGCCACCCCACTCGCCAGCCGCGTCGCCGCCACCGTGACCCGCAGCAGCGCCCGCACCGAGTGACCGTCCGATACAACGCCGCCGAATTCGAAGAGATCCGCCGAGCCGCCGCTGACCGCAGCCAGACCATCGCCCGCTTCTGCGCCACCAGCACCCTCAACGACGCCCGCGGCCTGAGTGCCGGCGACCCGCAAGACCGCCTCGACCGCGCCGTCGACGAACTGGCCGCCAGCCGCGCTCAACTGGCCCGGATCGGCAACAACCTGAACCAGATCGCCTTCGCCCTCAACGCCAACGGCTTCCTCCGCCCCGCCGAACTCGACGCGACCCTGGGCCTCATCCGGCGAGCTGTCTCCCAGGTCGACACCACCGCTGGCGAACTCGTGGGGCGATAGGCGCCGGGAGGCAAACGTCGAGAGCACCGCCACCGCGCAACGTAACCCCTCTGGCAGTTAAAGCAGTTGATGTCGATTTGATGTCGATCTCGGTGATTGGGAACATTCCCGCGCAGGGGTGTCTTGTGTCGGTTCCCACCGACCAGCCCCCTGGAGGCGCCCGTGCCCAACCCCGCCCGTCCCGTGATCCGCGCCGTCCCCCACCCCGACCCGCTCAACCCGCTCGGCATCACCATCGCCTGCCCACTGTGCGACGCCGCCCGCGACTGGCCCCTCCTGAACATCCGCGCCCACGTGTTCGTTCGATGCCGCTGTGCCCACGAATGGCACGAGCCCGACCTCACCCGCGACTACTTCGATCAGCACTTCACCGACCCTGAAAACGAGTGGGACGACTTCAACACCGCCATGCGGGCGCTCGCATTCGACGGCCTTCTCGCCGGAGTGATGTGGAATTAACGGGACGCTCGCCGCGCCCCCGGCTGACGCGCAGGTCAGCCGGGCTCTGCGGGGACCTGACCACGACCGCCAACCTCGAATCGAAGGCTGGCTGCACTCGGCCCACCCGTCGAGCGGCGGGGATGCATCCAAGTGGCCTTCCATAACTGCCACTTGGGGGCCTTCGGCGGCCAAGTCTGACCGCTTGAGGCGTGATGCTGATCGCTCGCCGATTGCATCGATCTTCGATCGGAGCGTGTGCTACGTTCCGTAATCCAACCGAAAATAGGCGACCCCGGCGGTGCTCCAACACCCCGGGGTCCGGCACCAGGAGCGGTAACTCCCGATGCGTGTCCATCGTAGCGCCCACGTGCGCAACTTCACCGTGCTGCCCAACGCCATGCTGCAGTACCGGCAGCTGTCCTACACCGCCCGCGGCCTGCTCGCGGACCTCCTCTCCCGCCCCGACGGCTGGCGCGAGGACGGCCGGCACATGGCCGACACCAGCCCCCAGGGACGCGGCGCGATCCGCAAGGCCCTGAAGGAGCTCACCGACGCCGGCTTCTACCGCGTCGAGAAGATCCGCATGCCCGACGGCACCATCCGCACCGAGACCCACGTCTATGACACCCCGCAGCTCGCACTGCCGGGTGCCACCCGTCCGGTCTCCGGTGAGGCGACCACCGGTGATGCTGACGCCCTAATTGAAAGTACCCGGCACAAAGAACCCTCCCTCCCCACCGGCCCCGCGAACGACCAGGCGACCGCCGACCAGGCGGGCGAGAAGCTGGGAGGGCGGGAGGAGGAGCACCAAGACGCCAAAAACCCTCCGGCGGTGCCGGACGAGCAGGCCAGCGAGGCGGTCGCCACGCTGTTCCGGGTGATCCGGACCGAGCCGCGCCTGCACCTCGGCGAGCCCGAAGCGCGCAAGCTTGCGCCGCTGGTCGTCCAGTGGCTGGAGCGCGGCGCGACCCACGCCGACCTTGCCGCTGCCCTCCTGCTCGGCCTGCCCATCCCGGTCCACTCGCCGGTGGCGGTGCTGCGCAACCGCTTGGAGCGCAAGATGCCACCCGTACCGGCCCCTGTGCGCCCGGTAGCGGCCCGGTACGCCGAGTGCGCCAAGTGCCACGACCCCGTGCCCCAGCCGGGCATCTGCCGCCCCTGTGCGGGCCTCGCAACCCGCATGCTCACCGTCGGCGGAGGCGAAGCGGTGACCCGCAACGGTGCCGCACGCGCCCGAGCGGCACTGCGTACAGCGAAGACGGTCGGCCTGAACCTGGGCGGCCTGGCCACCGCCGGGTAGGGAGCATCTTCACCGGGGAGGAGTGCCAGGCCAGGCCTGCGAAGCGACCGTCCGGGTTGGCCAGCCCCGTCAGAGTGCTGCTGAAGCGAGCGCGTTCTGCTTGAGGCGGAGGTACACGGGTTCGTCGCCGAAGAGGTCGGGCTCGGGGGTCAGCTGGATACCCGTGACCTCCTGCACGCTCTCGGCGACCGTCCTGGATGCCTCGGCGAACGCGCCGGCGGTGGCGTGGCCCTCGGCGACGAGCGTGAAGTGCTTGGTCGACATCCGGATGCCATGGGCGATCGGCTGGCCGAGAGCGAACCCGGCGGCCTTGATCAGCCAGCTGGCACTGACTCTGGTCAGGCCGTCGGGGAAGGCGTTCACGGGCGCCTGTTCGGCCCGGAGCTTCTCGGCCTGCTTCTCGTCGACGACAGGACTGAGGAAGACGCTGCCGACGTTGCGGTTGTCGCTGTCTCCAGGGTCGAGGACCATGCCCTTGCTGCGGCGCACGGTCAGGACGGCGGCAGCCGCGTCGGCAAGGAGGACCGGCGTTCCCTTGGGGACGTCGAGGACCCTGGCGACCATCCCATACGTGATCGGGGTGCTCAGCTCGGACCGCCGGAGCCGGAACGTCACCGTGAGGAGCGTCCAGCGGGTGGAGTGCTTGAAGATGCTGGTGCGGTGGCCGAGTCGGCAGTCCTCGGCCGAGAGCGTGACTTCGCGGCCGGTGACCCAGTCCCAGGCGGTGACGCGCACGAGGATGTCCGCGACTTCCTGCCCGTAGGCGCCGACGTTCTGGACCGGGGTGGCGCCGACGGTGCCGGGAATGCCGATCAGCGTCTCCATGCCGGTCAGGCCGTTGGAGATGGTCTCCTCGACAAGGTCCTGGAGCATGTGGCCGACCTGGACGGTGACGGTGACCGCCTCGCTGTCTTCACCGCGCTCGAACGCCACGCCCTGGGTGGCCATGCGTACGACGGGCACGCCGCACCCGGCGTCGGCCACGAGGATGTTGCTGCCGCCTCCGAGGACCAAGGGCCGGGCGCCCTCCCGACGGGCCAGGCCAACGACGTCGGGGAAGTCGGCGGGGTCGGTCAGCTCGGCGAGGACTACGGCGTTGCCGCCGATGCCGAGTGTGGTGAGCGGAGCCAGCGGGACCTGTGTGCGGACGTACATGCGGTTCCTCGGGTGCGTGCGGAAGTCCAGGCTACGCGGCCAGGACGGCGCCGATCTCGTCTGTGACGTCGTGCGCCAATGGGCTGTCGGAGTGCTCGAACTCGTCGCGTAGGCCGGCCAGCCGCTGTCTGGCGCGGCCGGAATCGAGATACGAGCGGAGATCGAGGGCCTGGCGGGTGGCCTCGGCGGCACCGTCGAGGTCGTGCCGCCGCAGCCGGGCTTCTGCCAGGGACATCGTGTGCAGCAGCCGGTTCCGGGGCTGCTCGTCACCGAACAACTGCAGGCCGCGCAACAGGTGGCGTTCGGCGACCTCGGGACGGCCGAGCTCGAGCCATGCGCGGCCGGCGTCGGCGGCCAGGACAGCCGGTGTCACCCAGTAGGCCCACGAGGGTGTGCCGCTGTCTGCTGCGGACTCGACCAGGGCAGCCGCCTCGTCGAGGGTCCGAGCGCAGTC is part of the Kitasatospora setae KM-6054 genome and harbors:
- a CDS encoding tyrosine-type recombinase/integrase, whose protein sequence is MATVYDTWHKTHPRPTDKPCREHKGKYPTADHGKGKRWQVRYRDPSGEQRKLNFARRADADAEASRLDNDLNRGAYIDPTLGKETFREVGERWRASAVHGSSTVERVDRALRLHIYPILGDGAIAGFKTSEIQAWVKDRSKILAPSTLRVHYSYVTAIFRVAELDRQIPFNPTKGVKLPPPPRKEIVPLAVEVVAALVDAAPGWYRMLLLLAAASGLRQGELFGLELAHINFKRGTVQVKQQVVGPDRGEPYLAPPKTHESYRTVPVAKPAMDALAAHLEKYPARRVDIEDRTDPRPSKWKRRKALLVFTNERGEAIRRAAWASVWETLVRVADKALRKQYEGALKSWERRGRPADAEPTLRQVPDDATMHDLRHFYASVLIKHRESVKTVQKRLGHAKPSITLNTYTHLWPDEEDTTRAAIEAAFSAVPSLTLSGMRT
- a CDS encoding helix-turn-helix transcriptional regulator; this encodes MSKISRATADRRPLASAEELAAYLGVPLGTVYAWRHRGQGPTAIKVGRHLRYRWTEVEAWLDSQSADQAA
- a CDS encoding DUF3631 domain-containing protein — translated: MSDQPLSESIAGEEPATVGSETANLPSSTAVPDMPESPGAVLLTEVHTHIRRYAVLPSAEALDAVTLWAAATHLQAVWHHAPRLAIVAPARRCGKSRLLDVLVETVHDPLITVNTSAAAIYRTISDRPRTLLVDEVDTIFGNPRTAEKFEDIRGLLNAGHQRNRPVTRAVGNDHQAREFETFAMAALAGIGDLPDTIMDRSIVIRMRRRADGEVVAPLRDRRDGVLLRETRAKLSLWAGQVAEQAQVLEPDMPVEDRAADTWEPLIAVADLAGGSWPRRARQACVRMVAAEEVIEEDSCGGARILADVRRIFFAHGDPETLPTTALLASLNDDPEAPWAEHGRGGLTARALSGLLKDYQISSANIRLPDGTQRKGYTFNKFADSWRRYCPKVHPLPPRAPATDA
- a CDS encoding DUF2637 domain-containing protein, with protein sequence MPTTDRAARTSRVTVWDFAAIGLLAAAGFALSYDALRQMALAIQIRAQLAYLFPLIVDGFVAYSVRALLLLRTAPLTARAYVWLLFGTSTAASIWANTLHAVRLNQLTLATAGHLHLSDTAVGVLSAISPLALAGAVHLGIHTTRYIRPVVQSSGEPVVRNSAPVPSSGTGRSPDDGRSDGPDQTMEVHQTGPNRTANRTANRTAGSLRPADGPGRDRCPGPDPEPDGQFRSDRPFAGEDLPWTAPDRAEHARTDDTVAQKAAGQGPSGIAGQPPEPRPVGRPAGAPLEDLAGIAVRAWTDTGRLSRSVVRNAVRAQGLTLSDERLTAVMKMVRPDEPDGDGPAAGI
- a CDS encoding plasmid mobilization protein → MGPPQGQSHAGPSPAGEGQPAASRAGALDSSPAARHQGAPSEVGEESDRLENIAPSHPTRQPRRRHRDPQQRPHRVTVRYNAAEFEEIRRAAADRSQTIARFCATSTLNDARGLSAGDPQDRLDRAVDELAASRAQLARIGNNLNQIAFALNANGFLRPAELDATLGLIRRAVSQVDTTAGELVGR
- a CDS encoding UDP-N-acetylmuramate dehydrogenase, which codes for MYVRTQVPLAPLTTLGIGGNAVVLAELTDPADFPDVVGLARREGARPLVLGGGSNILVADAGCGVPVVRMATQGVAFERGEDSEAVTVTVQVGHMLQDLVEETISNGLTGMETLIGIPGTVGATPVQNVGAYGQEVADILVRVTAWDWVTGREVTLSAEDCRLGHRTSIFKHSTRWTLLTVTFRLRRSELSTPITYGMVARVLDVPKGTPVLLADAAAAVLTVRRSKGMVLDPGDSDNRNVGSVFLSPVVDEKQAEKLRAEQAPVNAFPDGLTRVSASWLIKAAGFALGQPIAHGIRMSTKHFTLVAEGHATAGAFAEASRTVAESVQEVTGIQLTPEPDLFGDEPVYLRLKQNALASAAL